Proteins encoded by one window of Desulfovibrio ferrophilus:
- a CDS encoding sensor histidine kinase yields MRIRTRLLIVIALTILQVLLVIGCLVWIQFRLSVALEEMHDAQALNSGASALFLLANEYSSDSAPRVRAQWEIAIASQEERMHRFVGQYEAVGLLALERKFSQAKLIAHRLFDSSARGDIPQAGILQRALLLHFIATVQETGEATRQLVEESSSRLKSVQRLGTSLVLGLMVSVGLFVVVWLSIVRRSVIKQQELTVHRNELAQELERRMVAETALQDAQRRMLAAVEEERSRIGQELHDGVGQALSAVRLLLEAQPSEQYGAEQRRKLCDYMLQTSEDLRRVVNDLRPVALDDIGLNAALRTLARQFEVSGLVVSLALPADDDLVPLALRTQVYRIVQEALNNVFRHARARRVDIQLTLTDELVLTVEDDGCGFDLEVEIEGNGLSNIRSRARTWGGEAEIESRPGKGTLISVGFQV; encoded by the coding sequence ATGCGCATTCGTACCCGGTTGCTGATCGTGATCGCGTTGACGATCCTACAGGTCCTACTGGTCATTGGATGTCTGGTTTGGATTCAGTTCAGGCTGAGCGTGGCTTTGGAGGAAATGCACGACGCTCAGGCGTTGAACTCCGGGGCTTCTGCGTTGTTTCTGCTCGCTAACGAGTACTCTTCCGATAGCGCCCCCAGGGTGCGCGCCCAATGGGAAATCGCCATTGCATCCCAGGAAGAGCGGATGCATCGGTTTGTCGGGCAGTACGAGGCCGTGGGACTGCTCGCTTTGGAGAGGAAGTTCAGTCAGGCCAAGCTCATTGCGCACCGCCTGTTCGATTCTTCCGCACGGGGGGACATTCCTCAGGCTGGAATCCTACAGCGTGCCTTGCTGCTACATTTCATCGCCACGGTTCAGGAAACAGGAGAGGCAACTCGCCAATTGGTGGAAGAGAGTTCTTCACGGCTGAAAAGTGTCCAGCGTCTGGGGACTTCCCTGGTACTGGGATTGATGGTGTCCGTAGGGTTGTTTGTAGTGGTCTGGTTGAGCATTGTCCGGCGCTCGGTGATCAAGCAGCAAGAACTGACTGTGCACCGCAATGAACTGGCCCAGGAATTGGAACGGCGCATGGTCGCGGAGACAGCGCTCCAGGACGCGCAACGCAGAATGCTCGCAGCAGTGGAAGAGGAACGCTCGCGCATTGGGCAGGAACTGCATGACGGAGTGGGGCAGGCACTGTCAGCAGTACGGTTGTTACTTGAAGCCCAACCTTCGGAGCAATACGGTGCCGAGCAGCGGCGCAAGCTGTGTGATTATATGCTGCAGACATCCGAGGACTTGCGGCGTGTGGTTAATGATCTGCGTCCCGTAGCTCTGGATGATATCGGCCTGAATGCCGCCTTACGGACTCTTGCACGGCAATTCGAGGTCTCTGGACTTGTTGTGAGCCTGGCATTGCCCGCTGACGATGATCTTGTTCCCCTCGCTTTGCGGACCCAGGTCTATCGGATCGTGCAGGAGGCACTGAATAATGTGTTTCGTCACGCACGAGCCAGACGCGTGGATATTCAACTGACTCTGACTGATGAACTGGTGCTTACCGTGGAGGACGACGGGTGTGGCTTCGATCTGGAAGTCGAAATCGAGGGTAATGGTCTGTCCAACATCCGTAGCCGAGCCAGGACATGGGGTGGAGAGGCGGAGATTGAAAGCCGCCCGGGAAAGGGGACGCTGATTTCAGTGGGTTTTCAAGTTTAG
- a CDS encoding alkaline phosphatase family protein, producing MTYNQRPRLAVLGLDGLPLSLARDWCRRGLTPNLARIAMTDEARSMRSELPELSPVNWTSFATGAGPEEHGVFGFTRIDPHTYEVAIADSSAVRCPTILQRLSAQGLTSKVINLPNTYPAHPLKGMLIAGFVAPELSRAVYPPFLSGPLTQAGYQLEADTARGKDDPDLLLTELRTTLHSRHTALNMLWPDLAWDLFVFVLTETDRLFHFHYPALSDPTHPLAPACENFIRKWDALIGEFLNMYEALPDPKRLIALADHGFTELITEVDLNTWLTEQGLLRLTGTHDHENDARAIASDSAAFALDPGRIYLHTRERFSRGGVTPTEVPGLLDRIRKGLMSLTFEGRPVIRTVHEREILYPGPMAGIAPELVAEPHPGFSLTAKFDSRSLFGFHGRHGVHCADDVFFYDSNGAAPRRLRDTGRLVLDFFDFPKQD from the coding sequence ATGACCTATAATCAACGCCCGCGTTTGGCCGTCCTTGGCCTGGACGGTCTGCCCCTGTCACTGGCCCGCGACTGGTGCCGCCGTGGGCTGACGCCCAACCTGGCGCGCATCGCCATGACGGATGAAGCGCGCTCCATGCGCTCCGAACTGCCGGAGCTGTCGCCCGTCAACTGGACCTCATTTGCCACCGGGGCTGGACCCGAAGAACATGGTGTCTTCGGTTTCACGCGCATTGATCCGCATACTTACGAGGTCGCTATTGCCGACTCCAGCGCCGTGCGCTGCCCCACGATCCTGCAACGGCTTAGCGCACAGGGCTTGACCAGCAAGGTCATCAACCTCCCCAACACCTACCCGGCGCACCCCCTGAAGGGCATGCTCATCGCCGGATTCGTAGCCCCGGAACTCTCACGGGCAGTCTATCCTCCTTTTCTCTCCGGCCCCCTCACACAAGCCGGATACCAACTAGAGGCTGATACGGCCCGCGGCAAAGATGACCCAGACCTGTTGCTCACTGAACTGCGCACAACCCTGCATTCACGCCACACGGCGCTGAACATGCTCTGGCCCGATCTCGCCTGGGACCTCTTCGTCTTTGTACTGACCGAGACCGACCGCCTGTTCCACTTTCATTATCCGGCGCTCAGCGATCCGACCCACCCATTGGCCCCGGCCTGCGAAAATTTCATCCGAAAATGGGATGCCCTTATCGGAGAATTTCTGAATATGTACGAAGCGCTGCCAGACCCCAAGCGGCTAATCGCCCTGGCGGACCATGGTTTTACGGAACTGATCACCGAGGTGGACCTCAACACTTGGCTCACAGAACAAGGCCTGCTGAGGCTGACCGGAACTCATGACCACGAAAACGATGCACGTGCCATCGCCTCGGACTCAGCAGCCTTTGCCCTGGACCCTGGACGCATCTACCTGCACACGCGCGAACGGTTCTCGCGCGGCGGAGTCACCCCCACAGAGGTTCCTGGCCTGCTGGATCGCATCCGTAAGGGTCTCATGAGCCTGACGTTTGAGGGCCGCCCGGTCATCCGCACAGTCCATGAGCGCGAAATCCTCTATCCAGGGCCCATGGCCGGGATAGCCCCGGAACTGGTGGCCGAGCCGCATCCAGGCTTCAGCCTGACTGCCAAATTCGATAGCCGCTCGCTTTTCGGTTTTCATGGCCGCCATGGCGTACACTGTGCCGATGATGTTTTTTTCTATGATTCCAATGGAGCGGCACCACGGCGCCTTCGCGATACTGGCCGGTTGGTTCTGGACTTTTTCGACTTCCCCAAGCAAGATTAG
- a CDS encoding response regulator, whose amino-acid sequence MKSDAQTIFLVENHDLMRDGLRAMFADSPWHVVGEADNGQDALRALEGCEPPDLLIVDLSMPIMPGTRFVELYRQTNRTTRILVLTAYAEEEYVYRALRAGANGYALKDSPMDELRHAIAVVLDGHGYLSPQICSGVIKGYINGNRDDSDISLLTPRERDVLHLVAEGMQNMQIANHLIISVKTVEKHKANLLRKLGMGSTAELREYLRTKDLKL is encoded by the coding sequence GTGAAGAGCGACGCCCAAACAATATTTCTGGTTGAGAACCATGACCTCATGCGTGATGGCCTGCGGGCCATGTTCGCCGATTCTCCATGGCATGTCGTCGGTGAGGCCGACAACGGTCAGGATGCTTTGCGCGCTCTTGAGGGCTGCGAGCCACCGGATCTGCTGATCGTCGATCTCTCCATGCCCATAATGCCCGGCACCAGATTTGTGGAACTTTACCGCCAGACCAACCGGACGACACGAATTCTTGTCCTCACGGCCTATGCCGAAGAAGAATACGTTTACCGTGCGCTCCGGGCCGGGGCCAACGGCTATGCCCTCAAAGACAGCCCCATGGACGAATTACGCCATGCCATCGCCGTAGTTTTGGATGGTCACGGCTACCTCTCTCCCCAAATCTGCTCCGGCGTCATCAAGGGCTACATCAACGGCAATCGCGATGACTCAGACATTTCCCTGCTCACGCCAAGGGAACGGGATGTCCTGCACCTTGTGGCAGAAGGCATGCAAAACATGCAAATTGCCAACCATCTGATTATCAGCGTCAAAACCGTGGAAAAGCACAAAGCCAACCTGCTACGCAAACTCGGCATGGGCAGCACCGCGGAGCTACGCGAATATCTTCGGACCAAGGACCTGAAGTTGTAG
- a CDS encoding class I SAM-dependent methyltransferase has protein sequence MSYLAIDHHKNLSQLLPNQITTNIKPITQIKQAILDRDHSIPLRRDIKFLSRLNDIFAPVHAAQVKGRIPSKEHEAILSAAKRNLDLIEECTQTKMQGRSYLDIGCGWGYNIDEAHRRKARYSAGIEIGQVRHKSWEERVGDTDDMKFILDDLHTHDFQEQTFDIISSFNSFEHFDDPALILHRCSKIIAPQGLLLISFNPLFCAPMGSHKYRMINIPYVQNIFDDDIVSKYFFKKKVKDPYPGLNRKRVREFESILCEDEHFSPLVFNKHTDYRFAWMKGCFRNEFTDFSNDDLFISGITAVLKLK, from the coding sequence ATGAGCTATCTGGCGATTGATCACCATAAGAACCTCTCCCAACTTCTCCCAAACCAGATTACCACCAATATCAAGCCCATTACCCAAATCAAACAGGCCATTTTGGACCGCGATCACTCCATTCCCTTGAGAAGGGACATCAAATTCCTTTCCCGGTTAAATGATATTTTCGCTCCAGTTCATGCCGCGCAAGTAAAAGGGCGTATTCCATCCAAGGAACATGAAGCAATCCTGAGTGCTGCAAAAAGAAATCTCGACCTTATTGAAGAATGTACCCAAACCAAAATGCAGGGCCGCAGCTATTTGGATATTGGCTGTGGATGGGGATACAACATTGACGAAGCCCATCGCAGGAAAGCTCGCTATTCAGCCGGAATCGAAATAGGCCAGGTCAGACACAAGTCCTGGGAGGAAAGAGTAGGTGATACTGACGACATGAAATTCATCCTGGATGATCTGCACACGCACGATTTCCAAGAACAGACTTTCGACATTATCTCATCATTCAATAGCTTTGAACATTTCGACGACCCAGCGCTCATTCTCCACAGGTGCAGTAAAATCATTGCCCCTCAAGGATTGTTGCTGATCTCCTTTAATCCACTTTTTTGTGCTCCCATGGGCTCGCACAAATACCGTATGATTAACATTCCATACGTACAAAACATCTTCGATGACGACATTGTCAGCAAATATTTCTTCAAAAAAAAGGTGAAAGATCCCTATCCTGGACTCAACCGCAAACGGGTCCGTGAATTTGAAAGTATCCTCTGCGAGGATGAACACTTTTCCCCTCTCGTTTTCAACAAGCACACAGATTATCGATTTGCATGGATGAAGGGGTGTTTCCGCAATGAGTTCACGGACTTTTCCAATGACGACTTGTTCATAAGCGGAATCACTGCAGTCCTCAAACTCAAGTAA
- a CDS encoding calcium-binding protein, which produces MSNRQPELYRVITENKQLLSDVLKASSTEDFVATVEKLGRQHGIPVTSQEVMDFFEHPASRELSDQELEMVVGGKFGSIEDLLASLFAGNDEILGGQEDDTIKGYGGDDSLYGYGGDDFLSGGSGNDLLSGGHGNDTLEGGGGNDYLDGGTGDDSLWGGRGNDTLEGGDGNDYLDGGTGDDSVRGGSGVDTLYGGDGHDTLYGGWGGDSMVGGSGDDKLYGDQGNDTLYGGDGNDTLYGGTGDDSLLGEAGDDFLFGGDQNDTLRGGAGNDTLLGGEGGDHLYGGEGDDSMSGGAMYGHEDYGHDSMYGDAGNDSMDGGVGNDFMDGGDDDDFMTGGEGYDTLYGGSGNDTLDGGRNSDSLFGGAGDDLLLGGDYYGNNTLDGGDGNDTLVGAYGNDMLTGGAGADVFVFEKGAHVSSADTITDFNPQEDWLMMKGAESGDFDVTVQDGNTIIQYGTTTITLQGVEMTEEEVWDRVQT; this is translated from the coding sequence ATGTCCAACCGGCAGCCCGAACTCTATCGTGTGATTACGGAAAACAAGCAGTTGCTCTCTGATGTGCTGAAAGCGTCAAGCACGGAGGACTTCGTCGCGACGGTGGAAAAGCTGGGCCGACAGCATGGTATTCCCGTGACATCGCAAGAAGTGATGGATTTCTTCGAGCACCCTGCGAGCAGGGAATTGTCCGACCAGGAATTGGAAATGGTAGTCGGTGGGAAGTTCGGCAGCATCGAGGATCTGCTGGCGTCCCTTTTTGCGGGCAACGACGAGATTCTGGGGGGGCAGGAGGATGATACCATCAAGGGCTATGGTGGAGATGATTCCCTGTACGGTTACGGTGGCGATGATTTCTTGTCCGGTGGCTCTGGTAACGATTTATTATCGGGCGGTCATGGCAATGACACACTCGAAGGGGGTGGCGGCAACGATTACCTGGATGGCGGCACGGGAGACGACAGCCTTTGGGGTGGCAGGGGCAACGATACGCTCGAAGGCGGCGACGGCAATGACTATTTGGATGGTGGCACGGGAGATGACAGCGTCCGCGGGGGGAGTGGTGTAGATACCCTGTACGGCGGGGACGGGCACGACACCCTGTATGGAGGTTGGGGCGGCGACAGCATGGTGGGCGGCTCGGGCGACGACAAGCTCTACGGGGACCAGGGGAACGACACCTTGTACGGTGGGGACGGGAACGACACCCTGTATGGCGGCACGGGCGACGACTCCCTACTCGGTGAAGCAGGTGATGATTTCCTGTTCGGTGGGGATCAGAACGATACCCTGCGCGGCGGGGCGGGCAACGACACCTTGCTGGGCGGCGAAGGCGGGGACCACCTCTACGGGGGCGAGGGGGACGACAGTATGTCTGGCGGGGCCATGTACGGCCATGAAGATTATGGCCATGATTCCATGTATGGCGATGCCGGTAACGACTCCATGGACGGCGGAGTCGGCAACGATTTTATGGATGGCGGCGATGACGACGATTTCATGACTGGCGGTGAGGGGTACGATACATTGTACGGCGGATCGGGGAATGACACCCTGGACGGCGGGAGAAACAGCGATTCGCTGTTTGGTGGTGCAGGCGACGACCTTCTCCTCGGCGGCGATTACTACGGCAACAACACCCTGGACGGTGGCGACGGCAACGACACCCTGGTTGGGGCCTACGGCAACGACATGCTGACTGGCGGAGCCGGTGCTGATGTTTTTGTCTTTGAAAAGGGAGCCCATGTCTCGAGCGCCGACACCATTACGGATTTCAACCCGCAGGAAGATTGGCTGATGATGAAAGGGGCCGAGTCCGGAGACTTCGATGTCACCGTTCAGGATGGGAACACCATCATCCAATACGGAACAACCACCATCACCTTGCAAGGCGTGGAAATGACCGAGGAAGAGGTTTGGGACCGGGTCCAGACCTGA
- a CDS encoding ABC transporter substrate-binding protein, whose product MCHSRPDRMLVNVTALYVTACLLVLAGGAHAASLPQKNPAPSICFLSPSEDNQHPFWSRFIGTMQAAAKDLGISLHVDKHIGRFALPEALERGLARQPDYIVSIFYRQTGEDFLREVNKAGVDAMIVNTDILQEDKQITGAPGQRFRHWIAHLAPDDHGAGQKLGDHILKEALGNDLRASDGKVHLIGISGARDSAAALQRNQGLYAALVRHPDDVVLDRLVMTDWTQEEAYEKTKRLLGFYPETTIIWAGGETIIRGVLQAVRDTGRLAGEDVIIGGIGGSPTSLDAIRSGELCALTGGHFMEGAYSMILLYDDFNSRPLPESKRTIRSSMHLITRENLDDFETLLDPTSWDKIDFKSLSKVYSAHREYDFTLDALIKNLRTQ is encoded by the coding sequence ATGTGTCATTCCAGGCCGGACAGGATGCTTGTCAACGTCACAGCTCTATATGTGACTGCCTGTCTACTGGTGTTGGCCGGAGGCGCCCATGCTGCGTCCCTGCCGCAAAAGAACCCAGCTCCCTCCATCTGCTTCCTGTCCCCTTCCGAAGACAACCAGCACCCGTTCTGGAGCCGATTCATCGGCACCATGCAGGCCGCGGCAAAGGACCTTGGCATATCCCTCCACGTGGATAAACACATCGGCCGATTCGCCCTACCCGAGGCCCTTGAAAGAGGGCTTGCGCGCCAACCGGATTACATTGTCTCCATCTTCTATCGCCAGACGGGCGAAGATTTTCTGAGAGAAGTGAACAAGGCCGGGGTGGACGCCATGATCGTCAATACGGACATCCTACAAGAAGATAAACAGATCACGGGAGCACCCGGGCAGCGGTTCAGACACTGGATCGCACACCTGGCGCCCGATGACCACGGCGCCGGGCAGAAATTGGGAGATCACATTCTCAAGGAGGCCTTGGGCAACGATCTCAGGGCATCAGACGGCAAGGTTCATCTGATCGGTATCAGTGGGGCCCGAGACAGCGCCGCCGCTCTGCAGCGCAACCAGGGGCTGTATGCAGCCCTGGTCCGACACCCTGACGACGTGGTGCTCGATCGCTTGGTAATGACGGATTGGACACAGGAAGAAGCTTACGAGAAAACCAAGCGCCTTCTGGGGTTCTATCCCGAAACCACAATCATCTGGGCTGGGGGCGAGACGATTATTCGAGGTGTGCTCCAAGCGGTACGAGACACCGGACGATTGGCGGGAGAGGACGTCATTATTGGCGGAATTGGCGGTTCACCCACAAGCCTGGACGCCATTCGCAGCGGAGAGCTCTGCGCTCTGACTGGCGGGCACTTCATGGAAGGAGCCTACTCGATGATCCTGTTATACGACGACTTCAATAGCCGTCCTCTTCCCGAATCCAAACGGACCATTCGTTCATCAATGCACCTTATCACCCGAGAGAATCTTGATGACTTCGAAACACTGCTCGACCCGACAAGCTGGGACAAGATCGACTTCAAGTCATTGAGCAAAGTCTATAGCGCTCACCGGGAGTACGACTTCACCCTGGACGCCCTGATCAAAAACCTACGTACGCAATAG
- a CDS encoding cupin domain-containing protein produces MIAKNVMDVAGVRIDKFPYKGEMHEVKGVTVRWLSKVGNDANGQPEYGLRHFTVEPGGLIPAHNHYYLQTLCIVSGQFECLSYDPDTNEPVDSKICGPGDWVYSESMEPHGMRNLSETEPGTFLCCICSVYGDQETI; encoded by the coding sequence GTGATTGCCAAAAATGTGATGGACGTGGCAGGCGTACGCATCGACAAATTCCCCTACAAAGGCGAAATGCACGAGGTCAAAGGCGTGACCGTACGCTGGCTGTCCAAGGTCGGAAACGATGCGAACGGCCAACCGGAATACGGCCTGCGGCATTTTACGGTGGAGCCTGGCGGCTTGATCCCGGCGCATAATCACTACTATTTGCAAACTCTGTGCATCGTCAGTGGGCAATTCGAATGCCTGTCCTATGATCCTGACACCAACGAACCCGTGGATTCCAAAATCTGTGGCCCCGGTGACTGGGTCTACTCCGAGAGCATGGAACCCCATGGCATGCGCAACCTGTCCGAGACCGAACCGGGCACGTTTTTATGCTGTATCTGCAGTGTCTACGGGGACCAGGAAACCATCTGA
- a CDS encoding ABC transporter substrate-binding protein: protein MALPCAAKPPVSFKVTEGKGLMTAAHHVGVENGYFTDEGQSVHMKKFPKGYAALQDYLQGKADMTTINRVSLALTDIDPEEHVVIGILAYNSNDATIVGRRDSGITDAASLRGKRIGTAYGTTSHYWIYKWLAQHGMTSSDVTVEYYKKNKLPEVIASGKVDAIVMGVGVWDKAAKLLGDNAIIFTDPYIDLKQVPLMVRRSLIRDHRTELIAHLRALIRAEEFIKNDPRRGAAIVAQRKNLNLDTVTDLIVNSVDFSLSLKQGLLTDMEIVDRWAIEYKLVQRTRPRNYLEFIDSSLLEEIDPNRVTIIK, encoded by the coding sequence ATGGCGTTGCCGTGCGCGGCGAAACCTCCGGTCTCGTTTAAGGTGACCGAGGGCAAGGGGCTCATGACCGCTGCTCATCATGTGGGTGTTGAGAACGGATACTTTACCGATGAGGGCCAATCCGTTCACATGAAAAAATTCCCCAAGGGATATGCGGCGCTGCAGGATTACCTGCAAGGCAAGGCCGATATGACCACGATCAACCGGGTCTCCCTTGCTCTGACGGATATCGATCCTGAAGAGCACGTCGTGATTGGTATTCTGGCTTACAATAGCAATGATGCCACGATAGTGGGGCGTCGCGACAGTGGCATCACCGACGCGGCATCGTTGCGGGGCAAGAGAATCGGGACCGCTTACGGAACAACTTCGCATTACTGGATTTATAAATGGCTGGCGCAGCACGGGATGACATCAAGCGATGTTACCGTGGAATATTACAAGAAGAACAAGCTGCCGGAGGTCATTGCCTCTGGTAAGGTGGACGCCATCGTCATGGGCGTCGGAGTGTGGGACAAGGCCGCGAAGCTGCTGGGCGATAATGCGATCATCTTCACCGATCCCTATATCGATTTGAAGCAGGTCCCCTTGATGGTCCGGCGTTCGCTGATCCGAGACCATCGCACAGAGTTGATCGCGCATCTGCGGGCTTTGATTCGTGCCGAAGAATTTATCAAGAATGACCCGCGCAGGGGAGCGGCTATTGTCGCTCAGAGGAAGAATCTGAACCTCGATACGGTCACGGATCTTATCGTGAACTCCGTCGATTTTAGCTTGTCTCTGAAGCAGGGGCTTTTGACGGATATGGAGATCGTTGATCGCTGGGCCATTGAGTACAAACTTGTGCAGCGCACACGCCCTCGGAATTATCTGGAGTTCATCGATTCTTCCCTGTTGGAGGAGATTGATCCCAACCGCGTGACCATCATCAAGTAA
- a CDS encoding ATP-dependent helicase translates to MIDLKNDLNPAQWEAVSHTEGPVLVIAGAGSGKTRTIVYRLAHLVRNGVAPENILLLTFTRKAAQEMQDRAELLLEGGLAGVTGGTFHAFAFSMLRRFPGALDEAGRVSIMDQGDAENALRDIKSDLGMGKGDRSFPKKSTLMGLISKSRNKELALSAVLQNEAFHMLRYEGEIEQLAKAYAVFKKRHGLYDYDDLLFGLERLLRDHEPARDFARSRFKYVMVDEFQDTNLVQARIVKLLGGKSGNVMAVGDDAQSIYAFRGANVHNILSFEQMFDGAKLIRLEQNYRSTQPILDLTNALLEQAELKIRKNLFTERKDSHKPQMVRTISDRSQAQAVVSKVLEFGRKFPLHEVAVLFRAGYQSYSLEVALNKLGIRFQKFGGIRFTEAAHIRDALSFLRLMQNPSDIPAWQRVFDHVKGVGPKTCAKIFAAVMDGDKKYLTASCKRNPQVNEVLDFLDGLRTQDQRPSPLLGRVLEFYQPILEKKFADDYPRRQSGLEQLQRIAAGYENLDGFLGDISLENPEPEKDTGKEDTLVLSTVHSAKGLEWSAVVIIDLVQDRFPSRHALQRAEDLEEERRLLYVACTRAKDRLALFVPSVIYNQYNGTSEPALESPFLSELPLSTYEAWRENYSGGLARVDGGTTRTPEAPASSVQSSTAKHSSKGAGTGPTATGNGPTQLGYCRHKIFGRGKVIATVGEGKFRINFPGFGLKVILADYLEME, encoded by the coding sequence ATGATCGACCTAAAAAATGATTTGAACCCAGCCCAATGGGAAGCCGTAAGTCACACCGAAGGTCCAGTGCTCGTCATCGCTGGTGCAGGCTCGGGCAAGACCCGAACCATCGTCTACCGCCTGGCGCACCTGGTACGAAACGGCGTGGCCCCGGAAAACATTCTGCTGCTGACCTTCACCCGCAAGGCCGCGCAGGAGATGCAGGACCGGGCCGAGCTGCTGCTCGAAGGCGGGCTGGCCGGAGTAACGGGGGGCACCTTCCATGCTTTTGCCTTCTCCATGCTGCGCCGTTTCCCGGGAGCCTTGGACGAAGCCGGTCGTGTATCCATCATGGATCAGGGAGATGCCGAAAATGCCCTGCGCGACATCAAAAGTGATCTCGGCATGGGCAAAGGCGATCGATCTTTCCCAAAAAAATCAACGCTCATGGGCCTGATCAGCAAGTCCCGAAATAAAGAGTTGGCCCTCAGTGCGGTGCTGCAGAACGAGGCCTTCCACATGCTGCGCTACGAGGGCGAGATCGAGCAACTGGCCAAGGCCTACGCCGTCTTCAAAAAACGCCATGGACTCTACGACTACGACGACCTGCTCTTCGGGTTGGAGCGCCTGCTTCGTGACCACGAACCGGCACGCGACTTTGCCCGCAGCCGCTTCAAATACGTCATGGTGGACGAATTCCAGGACACCAACCTCGTGCAGGCGCGCATCGTCAAACTGCTGGGTGGAAAAAGCGGAAATGTGATGGCCGTGGGCGATGATGCCCAGTCCATCTATGCCTTTCGCGGAGCCAACGTGCATAACATCCTGTCCTTCGAGCAGATGTTCGACGGTGCAAAACTGATCCGCCTGGAACAGAACTACCGCTCGACCCAGCCCATTCTGGACCTGACCAACGCCCTGCTGGAGCAGGCAGAGTTGAAAATCAGGAAAAACCTGTTTACCGAACGCAAGGACAGCCACAAGCCTCAGATGGTGCGCACCATCTCGGATCGATCCCAGGCCCAGGCCGTGGTTTCAAAAGTTCTGGAGTTCGGGCGCAAGTTTCCCTTGCACGAAGTCGCAGTGCTCTTCCGTGCGGGGTACCAGTCCTACTCCCTTGAAGTCGCACTGAACAAACTCGGCATCCGCTTCCAGAAGTTCGGCGGCATCCGCTTCACCGAGGCCGCGCACATTCGCGATGCCCTGAGTTTCCTGCGGCTGATGCAGAACCCCTCAGACATCCCTGCATGGCAACGCGTTTTCGATCATGTAAAAGGGGTTGGCCCCAAGACCTGCGCCAAGATCTTCGCAGCTGTCATGGACGGTGACAAAAAATATCTTACGGCTTCCTGCAAACGCAACCCGCAAGTCAACGAAGTGCTGGATTTTCTGGACGGATTGCGCACTCAGGACCAGCGGCCTTCCCCGCTGCTTGGCAGGGTATTGGAATTCTACCAACCCATTCTGGAAAAGAAATTCGCGGACGACTATCCCCGCCGTCAATCCGGCCTGGAACAGTTGCAGCGCATTGCCGCAGGCTACGAGAACCTGGACGGATTCCTGGGTGATATCTCACTGGAGAACCCGGAACCGGAGAAAGACACAGGCAAAGAGGATACGCTGGTGCTGTCCACCGTGCACTCGGCCAAAGGTTTGGAATGGTCGGCCGTAGTCATCATCGACCTGGTGCAGGACCGCTTTCCCTCCCGCCACGCATTGCAACGCGCCGAGGATCTGGAAGAGGAACGCCGCCTGCTCTACGTCGCCTGCACCCGCGCCAAAGACAGGCTGGCCCTGTTCGTCCCTAGCGTAATTTACAATCAATACAACGGTACAAGTGAGCCCGCCCTGGAAAGCCCCTTCCTGTCCGAGTTGCCCCTGAGCACCTACGAGGCCTGGCGCGAAAACTACTCGGGTGGCCTGGCCAGGGTGGACGGTGGCACCACGCGCACGCCTGAGGCACCTGCATCGTCGGTGCAATCCTCCACAGCCAAGCACTCCTCAAAAGGGGCAGGCACTGGCCCAACCGCCACAGGAAACGGCCCGACTCAACTCGGATATTGCCGACACAAGATTTTTGGACGCGGCAAGGTCATCGCCACCGTGGGTGAGGGGAAATTTCGCATCAATTTCCCGGGGTTCGGCCTCAAAGTAATCCTAGCGGATTACCTCGAAATGGAATAG
- a CDS encoding C-GCAxxG-C-C family protein, with protein sequence MQNTKINLEKAIELAGNYFGQEYHCAEAVAKATLEALGQESEASVACATPFGGGFGKTHQEVCGALSGALIAIGQMHGRKAPGQDWTETADLGAAVREAFLARYATTHCQTLRLRFGEEAQMDECRKIVRLVTQDVLESLILYSRQGLALV encoded by the coding sequence ATGCAGAACACGAAGATCAATCTTGAGAAAGCCATCGAGTTGGCTGGAAACTACTTTGGTCAGGAATACCACTGTGCCGAGGCCGTAGCCAAGGCAACACTGGAAGCCTTGGGCCAGGAATCAGAAGCAAGCGTGGCCTGCGCCACCCCCTTTGGTGGCGGATTTGGCAAAACCCATCAGGAAGTCTGCGGCGCTCTCAGTGGAGCACTCATTGCCATCGGCCAAATGCATGGTCGAAAAGCACCGGGACAGGATTGGACCGAGACCGCAGACCTGGGGGCAGCGGTTCGCGAGGCATTCCTTGCGAGGTACGCCACCACCCATTGCCAGACCCTTCGACTGCGCTTTGGGGAAGAAGCTCAAATGGACGAATGCCGAAAGATCGTACGACTAGTCACTCAAGACGTTCTGGAGTCACTGATCTTATACAGCAGGCAGGGCTTGGCGCTAGTCTGA